CGCCCGGATCGGTGAAGATCTCCCGCTCGACGTCGTTCAGCACGCGGAACCAGTTGCACAAGAACACGTGCGCCGCGGTCTTGCCGTACAGCTCTCGCAGCAGCGGCTTCAGGTCGTTGCCGCCGTGACTGTTGAGAAGCACGACCTTTTTGATGCCGTGCCGGGCCAGCGAATCGACCAGGTCGGTCACCACGGCGAACAGCGTCGAGGGGTTGAGGTTCATGGCCAGCGGAAAGGCCATCTGGTTCGTCTCGGTGCCGTAAGGGACCGTCGGCAGCAGCACCACCCTGGCCCCGCGCTCGTGGGCCGCATAGCAGATCGCCTCGCCCACGATGTCGCCCTCGTAGGTATCGGTGCCGTAGGGCAGGTGCAGGTTGTGCGGCTCGGTCGCGCCCAGCGGGAGCACGGCCACTTCGAAGGGGTGCGTCTTGGTATATCCGTAATTGGTTTCGGCCAGCTTCCACGGTCGCATCGTCATGGCAGGTGTTTCAGAAACTGGTGATATTGCTCGTCGTGCTTGCTGAAGGAAGTGCCGGTCAGATCGGCCAGCGTCTGCGGCCGGTCGCGGTTGGCGTAAACCGCCGAAAGGTAATCGACCAGCGCCTGTCGATACCGCCCCTCGCC
The sequence above is drawn from the Pirellulales bacterium genome and encodes:
- a CDS encoding creatininase family protein encodes the protein MTMRPWKLAETNYGYTKTHPFEVAVLPLGATEPHNLHLPYGTDTYEGDIVGEAICYAAHERGARVVLLPTVPYGTETNQMAFPLAMNLNPSTLFAVVTDLVDSLARHGIKKVVLLNSHGGNDLKPLLRELYGKTAAHVFLCNWFRVLNDVEREIFTDPGDHGGEMETSLILAYRPELVAHRADGSLDADEGLMAATRFEAVNRGWVAMTRPWHLLTTNTGAGNPHPATAEKGRRMMELLVERLATFLVDLSNAETNGRFPY